The following are encoded together in the Thermococcus sibiricus MM 739 genome:
- a CDS encoding ribosome biogenesis/translation initiation ATPase RLI, producing MRIAVIDYDKCNPDKCGHFLCERVCPVNRMGGEAIIIDEDKYKPIIQEASCTGCGICVHKCPFNAITIVNLPEELREGCVHRYGVNGFALYRLPVLKEGMVVGILGPNGTGKTTAVRILSGEILPNLCGSNDNWDNVIRMFRGNELQNYFEKLKEGNIKKVVKPQYVDLIPKVVKGKVRDLLTRADEKGVLEKLVQELELLNILDREIQHLSGGELQRVAIAAAMARDADFYFFDEPSSYLDIRQRLKVAKAIRKLAEEGKSVMVVEHDLAVLDYLSDIIHVVYGKPGAYGIFSMPKGTRVGVNVFLEGYLPEENVRFRPYQIRFTKLSERHSQTGDVLVEYPSLIKDYGNFKLEVESGEIYKSEVVSIVGPNGIGKTTFVKMLAGVEEPSEGKVEWELKVSYKPQYIKVDYEGTVYELLSKVDPAKLLSNFYKTELLNPLGLPDLYERKVDDLSGGELQRVAIAACLLRDADLYLLDEPSAYLDVEQRLAVSRAIRHLMEKNEKTALVVEHDVLMIDYISDRIMVFEGEPGKHGKALPPMGMRDGMNRFLSNVGITFRRDPDTGRPRANKEGSVKDREQKEIGEYYYTIE from the coding sequence ATGAGGATCGCGGTCATCGATTATGACAAGTGTAATCCTGATAAGTGTGGCCATTTCCTATGTGAGAGAGTTTGTCCAGTGAATAGAATGGGGGGAGAAGCTATAATTATTGATGAGGATAAGTACAAGCCAATAATCCAGGAGGCCAGCTGTACTGGATGCGGAATATGTGTTCATAAATGTCCATTTAACGCAATAACCATAGTAAACCTGCCTGAAGAGTTAAGAGAAGGATGCGTGCACAGATATGGAGTTAATGGTTTTGCTCTTTATAGACTTCCCGTACTTAAGGAAGGAATGGTTGTTGGTATTTTGGGGCCAAATGGTACCGGTAAAACTACAGCAGTTAGAATACTTTCTGGAGAGATCTTACCAAACCTTTGTGGTTCCAATGATAACTGGGATAACGTTATAAGAATGTTTAGAGGAAACGAACTCCAGAATTACTTTGAAAAGCTCAAAGAAGGCAATATAAAGAAAGTGGTGAAACCTCAATACGTTGATCTCATCCCCAAAGTGGTGAAAGGCAAAGTCAGAGATCTACTCACGAGGGCTGATGAAAAAGGAGTTTTAGAAAAGCTTGTTCAGGAACTTGAACTTCTAAACATTTTGGATAGAGAGATTCAACATTTGAGCGGCGGGGAATTGCAGAGAGTGGCTATAGCAGCAGCCATGGCAAGAGATGCAGATTTCTACTTCTTTGATGAACCTTCATCCTATCTAGACATAAGACAGAGACTTAAAGTAGCAAAAGCCATTAGAAAGCTTGCTGAGGAAGGGAAATCAGTTATGGTTGTGGAACATGATTTGGCAGTTCTTGACTATTTAAGTGATATTATTCATGTGGTTTACGGTAAACCGGGGGCCTACGGTATCTTTTCCATGCCTAAAGGTACTAGAGTAGGAGTGAATGTATTTCTAGAGGGTTATTTACCAGAAGAGAACGTTAGATTCAGGCCATATCAGATAAGATTCACAAAACTGAGTGAAAGGCATAGTCAGACAGGAGATGTGCTGGTGGAATATCCCTCATTAATTAAGGATTATGGAAACTTTAAACTTGAAGTCGAGAGTGGAGAAATTTACAAAAGTGAAGTCGTCAGCATTGTGGGACCAAATGGTATAGGTAAGACCACTTTCGTCAAGATGCTTGCTGGGGTTGAAGAACCAAGTGAAGGAAAAGTTGAGTGGGAACTTAAAGTGAGCTACAAACCCCAATATATAAAGGTGGACTATGAAGGAACCGTTTATGAATTGTTGAGCAAGGTAGATCCTGCTAAACTTTTGAGCAACTTTTACAAGACAGAGTTACTTAACCCCTTAGGCCTTCCAGATCTTTATGAGAGAAAAGTAGATGATCTAAGTGGGGGAGAATTACAAAGAGTGGCTATAGCAGCTTGCCTTCTAAGAGACGCTGATTTATATCTCCTTGATGAACCCTCCGCTTATCTAGATGTTGAACAAAGATTGGCCGTTTCAAGGGCCATAAGACACCTCATGGAGAAGAATGAAAAGACGGCTCTTGTAGTTGAACACGATGTGTTGATGATCGACTACATAAGCGATCGCATAATGGTCTTCGAAGGTGAACCTGGTAAACATGGTAAGGCCCTACCCCCAATGGGAATGAGGGATGGAATGAACCGGTTTTTATCCAATGTTGGTATAACCTTCAGAAGAGATCCAGACACTGGAAGACCAAGGGCAAACAAAGAGGGAAGCGTCAAAGATAGAGAGCAAAAAGAGATCGGAGAGTACTATTATACAATTGAGTGA
- a CDS encoding DEAD/DEAH box helicase gives MMEIFKEIASEIVVVKDFRPKRGRHAHFEFKNSEINRLIEEMGFKLYKHQVDALEALYSGENIVVTTPTASGKSEIFRLAIFDNYLSNPQDTYLLVYPTRALINNQYEKFNIENFHFFRITEKMFSAKILTGDVDWSERRKLIREKPRVVFTTPDMIHYNILRNKRDYDWLLRNIKYLVVDELHIYRGVFGTNASYLFKRLLKALERWGKKPQIISLSATLRNPKEFAETFFGRPFKAIAKSTNPFPRRYLVMFEPRRLNEMQLLRKIVENLAEKGIKTLVFFDSRKGTEKLMRFLLTSPAIYKTTTYKGTLPKNIRWEIEKEFKEGKLLVLLTTNALELGIDIGDLDAVINYGIPPDGLFSLIQRFGRAGRKKEREAINAVILRKNGLDYYYKEHVDEFVEKLEKGIIEYMPINLRNRLVVKKHLHYMLSELKILDWDELNEFEKELAMELVEEKKAKIYDNPLTSKKEIRILRPSFNYSSIRTASDESYFLVLDEPWIRYKLGEKSNIGELLRFINWLKLKGYVIEEVDKPEYYRSLLPGMAYFSRGGLYIARDKLSVGKFHFVFANPLNKFWEVDTFPSKREEVEILDIYTKKEYKGVEVYMGRLRVKHHYWGFAVKGKDTPLYSQELLKLKEEGILKGGIYYPTLEIKGEKENLEEGEEWSILSWEKFAKVEFDEPVTWEFETDGIWLIFPEKVRKVSDEEFHEFFKVTTEKNNEDVAFALYERLERRSLFPELLGATTHYLRNFIKETLKSSKIEDEELAFAIKKMIDSKDGIGSALHAIEHNMIKIAPIFTYVDSRELGGYSYESFPGPLFIGKPIVFVYDGNEGGSGLAEILYTNVETLMEKSMEHLKNCNCSDGCPLCVYSPKCGTFNEFLDKWQAMRVWEKIFTS, from the coding sequence ATGATGGAGATTTTCAAGGAGATAGCAAGTGAGATTGTAGTGGTGAAAGACTTCAGGCCTAAAAGGGGTAGACATGCTCATTTTGAGTTTAAAAATTCTGAAATAAATCGTCTTATTGAGGAAATGGGATTTAAACTCTACAAGCATCAGGTCGATGCTTTAGAGGCCCTTTACTCAGGGGAGAACATCGTAGTAACGACTCCAACGGCCTCTGGTAAAAGCGAAATTTTCAGGTTGGCAATATTTGATAACTATCTTTCAAATCCTCAAGACACCTATCTGCTTGTTTACCCAACAAGAGCCTTGATAAATAATCAATATGAAAAATTTAACATCGAAAACTTCCACTTTTTCCGGATAACTGAAAAGATGTTTAGCGCGAAGATTTTGACTGGAGATGTCGACTGGAGTGAGAGAAGAAAACTCATCCGGGAAAAGCCGAGGGTGGTTTTTACAACCCCTGACATGATTCACTATAACATTTTGAGAAACAAAAGAGACTATGATTGGCTTTTGAGAAATATTAAGTACCTTGTAGTTGATGAACTTCATATTTACAGGGGGGTTTTTGGTACAAATGCATCTTATCTCTTCAAGAGATTGCTAAAAGCCTTGGAACGCTGGGGCAAAAAGCCTCAAATAATAAGCTTATCTGCAACATTAAGGAATCCAAAAGAATTTGCTGAAACATTCTTTGGAAGGCCATTTAAAGCTATTGCAAAGTCCACAAATCCTTTTCCAAGAAGATACCTTGTAATGTTTGAGCCAAGAAGATTAAATGAAATGCAGCTCCTGAGAAAAATTGTTGAAAACCTTGCTGAGAAGGGCATAAAAACGCTGGTCTTTTTTGATTCTCGAAAAGGGACGGAAAAACTCATGAGATTCTTATTAACTTCTCCTGCTATATATAAGACGACAACTTACAAAGGAACTTTACCTAAAAACATTCGCTGGGAAATTGAGAAGGAGTTCAAAGAAGGAAAGCTTCTTGTCTTGTTAACTACTAATGCTCTAGAATTGGGTATTGACATTGGAGATTTAGACGCCGTTATAAATTATGGAATTCCACCAGATGGGTTATTCTCATTAATTCAACGTTTTGGAAGAGCAGGGAGAAAAAAGGAAAGGGAAGCGATAAATGCAGTAATTCTAAGAAAGAATGGTCTTGACTACTACTACAAAGAACATGTGGATGAGTTTGTAGAAAAACTTGAGAAGGGGATAATTGAATACATGCCGATAAACCTTAGAAATAGGCTTGTTGTGAAAAAACACCTTCACTACATGTTAAGTGAGCTTAAGATTCTTGATTGGGATGAGCTTAATGAGTTTGAGAAAGAGCTTGCAATGGAACTTGTAGAGGAAAAGAAGGCCAAAATCTATGACAATCCACTCACAAGTAAAAAAGAAATACGAATTTTGCGTCCATCTTTCAATTACTCCTCTATAAGAACAGCTAGCGATGAAAGTTACTTTTTAGTGCTTGATGAACCTTGGATAAGGTATAAACTTGGGGAAAAATCTAATATTGGAGAGCTCCTCCGTTTTATCAACTGGCTTAAGCTTAAAGGTTATGTGATAGAGGAGGTTGATAAGCCAGAGTACTATCGCTCCCTTCTACCTGGTATGGCGTATTTTTCGAGAGGGGGCCTTTACATTGCTAGAGACAAACTGAGTGTTGGAAAGTTTCATTTTGTATTTGCTAATCCTCTCAATAAGTTCTGGGAAGTTGATACCTTCCCATCTAAAAGGGAAGAGGTGGAGATACTTGACATTTATACTAAGAAAGAATACAAAGGTGTTGAGGTGTATATGGGTCGCTTGAGGGTTAAGCATCATTACTGGGGTTTTGCTGTTAAAGGAAAAGACACGCCTCTTTATTCCCAAGAGCTTTTAAAACTTAAAGAAGAGGGGATTTTGAAGGGGGGGATATATTACCCAACTTTGGAGATAAAAGGTGAGAAAGAGAATTTGGAAGAAGGGGAAGAATGGAGCATCCTCAGCTGGGAGAAGTTTGCAAAAGTGGAATTTGATGAGCCAGTAACGTGGGAATTTGAAACGGATGGCATCTGGCTTATTTTCCCAGAAAAGGTTAGAAAAGTATCTGATGAAGAGTTTCATGAGTTTTTTAAGGTTACAACGGAAAAGAATAATGAAGATGTTGCTTTTGCTCTTTACGAAAGATTGGAAAGAAGATCTCTTTTTCCAGAGCTCCTAGGGGCGACCACTCATTATTTAAGGAACTTTATAAAAGAGACCTTAAAATCTTCAAAGATAGAAGATGAAGAACTCGCGTTTGCAATAAAAAAGATGATAGACAGTAAGGATGGTATAGGCTCTGCCCTTCACGCAATAGAGCACAATATGATCAAAATAGCTCCAATTTTTACCTATGTGGACAGCAGAGAGCTTGGGGGATACAGTTATGAGAGTTTTCCAGGACCCCTTTTCATTGGAAAACCTATAGTATTCGTGTATGATGGAAATGAAGGTGGATCTGGCCTTGCAGAGATACTTTACACGAATGTTGAGACTCTTATGGAGAAGAGCATGGAACACTTAAAGAACTGTAATTGCAGCGATGGTTGCCCGTTGTGTGTTTATTCACCAAAGTGTGGGACTTTCAATGAGTTTCTTGATAAATGGCAGGCAATGAGAGTGTGGGAAAAGATATTTACCTCGTGA
- a CDS encoding DNA-3-methyladenine glycosylase family protein: MVKVIDLNKITHEMIKNGTWEFKNGVFRHALGDGIIGFDGENFYFPGYFSRKQQKEAKKKLEFVLGLNTDLEKFYSEIEDSKFAFLIKEFYGLTIPKAPDKYQALVETIAQQQVSFEFAMQTIRNLVKLAGKKLENLYIFPTPQSILNLSEEKFREAKLGYRAGYIRHLTKEYLEGNLNLDLEELDEKEAIKYLTKFKGIGRWSAELFLAYGLGKNVYPAGDLGMKRGIAKIFGKNPKEVKEKDVREIIEPYGKWKSLLAFYILCYDRKTETVKKRGKN, encoded by the coding sequence ATGGTTAAAGTAATAGACCTTAACAAAATAACCCACGAAATGATAAAAAATGGCACTTGGGAATTTAAAAACGGAGTATTTAGACACGCCCTAGGTGATGGTATAATAGGTTTTGATGGGGAAAATTTCTATTTCCCAGGCTATTTCTCCCGAAAACAGCAGAAAGAAGCTAAAAAGAAGCTCGAATTTGTTTTAGGCCTTAACACTGACTTAGAGAAGTTTTATTCAGAAATAGAAGACTCAAAATTTGCCTTTTTGATCAAAGAGTTTTATGGCCTAACAATCCCCAAAGCTCCTGATAAATATCAGGCACTAGTTGAAACCATAGCCCAGCAACAGGTAAGCTTTGAATTCGCAATGCAGACCATTAGAAACCTAGTGAAACTTGCTGGAAAAAAGCTAGAAAACCTCTATATCTTCCCAACCCCCCAGAGCATTTTGAATCTAAGTGAAGAAAAGTTTAGAGAGGCAAAACTTGGATATAGAGCAGGTTATATAAGACATTTAACTAAAGAATACCTAGAAGGGAACCTAAATTTGGACCTCGAAGAGCTTGATGAAAAAGAGGCCATAAAGTATTTAACTAAATTTAAGGGAATCGGGAGATGGAGCGCAGAACTATTTCTGGCCTATGGCCTTGGAAAAAACGTTTACCCTGCTGGCGACTTGGGCATGAAAAGGGGAATAGCCAAAATATTCGGAAAAAATCCCAAAGAAGTAAAAGAAAAGGATGTACGAGAAATTATTGAACCCTATGGAAAGTGGAAGTCATTATTGGCATTTTATATCCTTTGCTATGATAGAAAAACGGAAACGGTGAAAAAACGTGGAAAAAATTGA
- a CDS encoding protein kinase family protein, producing the protein MKTEIKRFKITKGDERVKVAWKLIREIAKFSHSGPFWKFLEENFGIKEKDVKEIMRFLEEAGELELHRSIDGKRLYVSTLKDIKDNPIKLDRWLK; encoded by the coding sequence ATGAAAACAGAGATAAAAAGGTTCAAAATCACAAAAGGTGATGAAAGAGTTAAAGTTGCATGGAAGCTGATTAGGGAGATTGCCAAATTCTCCCATAGTGGCCCCTTCTGGAAATTTTTGGAAGAGAACTTCGGAATAAAAGAAAAGGATGTTAAAGAAATCATGCGTTTCTTAGAAGAAGCTGGTGAACTGGAACTGCACCGATCCATCGATGGAAAAAGGTTGTATGTATCAACACTAAAAGATATAAAGGACAATCCCATTAAGCTTGATCGATGGTTAAAGTAA
- a CDS encoding NfeD family protein, which produces MRKILIAAFLFIFLTPALAQASVVYVAQIKGEITPYTYDQFDRYISEAERANANAIIILLDTPGGRADAMQNIIERIKSAEVPVITYVYPPGGMAASAGTYIALGSHLIAMAPGTSIGACRPILGYSQNGSIIEAPPKVVNFYASYIKSLAKASGRNETMVEKFITEDLAIDPEEALNSGVIEVIANDVNDLLEKAHGMKTKVPVRGEYVALDLEDAEIRYLEPSLKDRVIPYLTDPAVAYVLLTLGIWALVLGFLSPGWHVPETVGAIMIVLAIIGLGYFGYRSAGLLLIVLAVIFFIAEALTPTFGLFTVAGFITFVLGSIMLFGGGGEVDYLVSREVYSQIRLIIITIGALLALFFAFGMAAVIKARRKKAQTGKEEMIGLFGEVVEPLSPEGMIRARGELWRARSKDGKSIGIGEKVRIVEMEGLKLIVVREKEKYPNEESKMR; this is translated from the coding sequence ATGAGGAAAATTCTCATTGCAGCCTTTCTTTTCATCTTTCTAACTCCTGCCTTAGCCCAAGCCAGTGTAGTGTATGTGGCTCAAATAAAAGGTGAGATAACCCCTTATACTTATGATCAGTTTGATAGATATATTTCTGAGGCAGAGAGAGCAAATGCAAATGCCATCATAATCCTTCTTGATACTCCTGGAGGCAGAGCGGATGCAATGCAAAATATCATAGAGAGAATAAAGTCGGCTGAAGTGCCAGTTATAACTTATGTATATCCTCCAGGAGGAATGGCGGCTTCTGCAGGTACTTATATTGCCCTAGGCTCTCATTTAATAGCTATGGCACCAGGGACAAGCATTGGTGCATGCAGGCCTATTCTAGGTTATTCCCAAAATGGAAGTATTATAGAAGCTCCTCCAAAAGTCGTTAATTTTTATGCATCATACATAAAGAGCCTTGCAAAGGCCAGTGGAAGAAATGAGACTATGGTGGAGAAGTTTATAACTGAGGACCTGGCAATAGATCCGGAGGAAGCATTGAACTCTGGTGTAATCGAGGTTATTGCAAATGACGTGAACGATCTTCTGGAAAAAGCACATGGGATGAAAACAAAAGTGCCGGTAAGGGGGGAATATGTGGCGTTGGATTTAGAAGATGCTGAAATCAGGTATCTAGAACCAAGCCTAAAAGACAGAGTGATACCATATTTAACTGATCCGGCAGTTGCATATGTTCTCCTCACACTAGGTATATGGGCCCTTGTTCTAGGATTCTTGAGTCCAGGTTGGCATGTTCCGGAGACTGTAGGAGCAATAATGATAGTTCTTGCCATAATAGGGCTCGGATACTTTGGTTATAGAAGTGCAGGATTGCTTTTAATTGTATTAGCAGTAATCTTCTTTATAGCAGAGGCTCTCACACCTACATTTGGGCTATTCACAGTAGCTGGCTTCATAACATTTGTCTTAGGAAGTATAATGCTATTTGGTGGAGGTGGTGAAGTGGACTATTTAGTTTCACGGGAGGTCTATTCCCAAATTAGGCTAATAATCATAACAATAGGAGCACTGCTTGCTCTGTTCTTCGCTTTTGGAATGGCTGCTGTAATAAAGGCACGTAGAAAAAAGGCCCAAACAGGAAAAGAGGAGATGATCGGACTCTTTGGGGAGGTAGTTGAACCACTGAGTCCAGAAGGCATGATTAGGGCCAGAGGAGAGTTATGGAGAGCAAGGAGTAAGGATGGAAAATCCATAGGAATTGGTGAAAAAGTGCGGATTGTTGAGATGGAAGGACTTAAACTTATTGTTGTTAGGGAAAAAGAAAAATACCCTAACGAAGAAAGTAAGATGAGGTGA
- a CDS encoding slipin family protein: MAFEWIIYIVILVFVLGFLASAIKIVKEYERAVIFRLGRVVGARGPGLFFIIPIFEKAIIVDLRTQVLDVPVQETITKDNVPVRVNAVVYFRVVDPVKAVTQVKNFIMATSQISQTTLRSVIGQAHLDELLSEREKLNRELQRIIDEATDPWGIKVTAVEIKDVELPAGMQRAMARQAEAERERRARITLSEAERQAAEKLREAAEIISEHPMALQLRTLQTISDVAGDKSNVIVLTLPMEMLKLFRSLSETAVAFKKKVEEEEK, from the coding sequence ATGGCCTTTGAATGGATTATTTATATAGTAATTTTGGTTTTTGTGCTGGGGTTTTTGGCATCGGCCATAAAGATAGTGAAGGAATATGAAAGAGCAGTAATCTTTAGACTTGGTAGGGTTGTGGGAGCAAGAGGTCCTGGATTGTTCTTCATAATCCCTATTTTCGAAAAGGCAATAATAGTTGATCTAAGAACCCAAGTTTTGGATGTTCCAGTGCAGGAAACAATTACAAAGGACAACGTACCTGTAAGAGTCAACGCTGTTGTTTACTTTAGGGTTGTGGATCCAGTAAAAGCGGTGACTCAAGTCAAGAACTTTATCATGGCAACTTCTCAGATATCACAGACGACTTTGAGAAGCGTTATAGGTCAGGCACATTTGGATGAACTCCTTAGTGAAAGAGAAAAACTTAATCGAGAGTTGCAGAGGATAATAGACGAAGCAACGGATCCTTGGGGAATAAAAGTTACAGCAGTGGAGATTAAGGACGTTGAATTGCCCGCTGGAATGCAAAGGGCAATGGCAAGACAAGCAGAAGCAGAGAGAGAAAGGAGAGCTAGAATTACACTTTCGGAGGCAGAAAGACAGGCCGCTGAGAAACTTAGAGAGGCCGCTGAGATTATATCTGAACACCCAATGGCATTACAGCTTAGAACTCTCCAAACAATAAGTGATGTGGCAGGAGATAAGAGCAATGTCATAGTCCTGACACTTCCAATGGAAATGCTAAAATTGTTCAGAAGTTTGTCTGAAACTGCTGTGGCCTTTAAAAAGAAGGTAGAAGAGGAAGAGAAGTAA
- the minD gene encoding septum site-determining protein MinD: protein MGRSIVFASGKGGTGKTTAIANVGVALAQFGKEVIVIDADITMANLSLILGMEDIPITLHDVLSGEAELSDAIYEGPAGVKVIPGGLSLEKIKKAKNPERLKELMREISSLADFILIDAPAGLEMTSITALLIGKELILVTNPEISAITDSLKTKLVAEKLGTLPLGAVLNRVTNEKTELSKEDIETILDVPVLMIIPEDPEVKRASAYGIPLVIKNPTSPAAIAYKQLAAKLAGIRYTPPQPESPIKRVFKALFGGSRR, encoded by the coding sequence GTGGGGAGATCTATTGTTTTTGCTTCTGGAAAAGGGGGTACTGGGAAAACAACAGCAATAGCTAATGTGGGTGTTGCTTTAGCACAATTTGGGAAAGAAGTTATAGTTATAGATGCAGATATTACAATGGCAAATTTGAGTTTAATTTTAGGAATGGAAGATATCCCAATAACGTTACATGATGTACTTTCAGGAGAAGCAGAACTTAGTGATGCAATATATGAGGGACCGGCAGGTGTTAAAGTAATACCCGGTGGGTTGAGCTTAGAAAAAATTAAAAAAGCAAAAAACCCTGAACGTTTGAAAGAGCTTATGAGAGAAATATCTTCATTGGCAGATTTTATTTTGATTGATGCTCCAGCAGGACTTGAAATGACTTCTATAACTGCATTACTTATAGGAAAAGAGCTTATTCTCGTTACCAATCCTGAGATATCCGCTATAACTGATTCTCTAAAAACAAAACTTGTTGCAGAAAAGCTTGGTACTCTTCCTTTGGGAGCTGTATTAAACAGAGTAACTAATGAAAAAACGGAATTGTCTAAGGAAGATATTGAAACGATTTTGGATGTTCCAGTGTTAATGATAATTCCAGAGGACCCAGAGGTAAAAAGGGCGAGTGCGTATGGTATTCCCCTTGTTATCAAAAATCCTACTTCTCCAGCAGCTATAGCATACAAACAACTTGCTGCTAAACTCGCTGGGATTAGGTATACCCCACCACAGCCTGAGAGTCCAATCAAAAGAGTGTTTAAAGCCTTATTTGGAGGGAGCAGAAGATGA
- a CDS encoding AMP phosphorylase, which produces MKAKVRILDIETGRFLAFISEEDAKNAKLHPGDLVKIETAKRTIYGDVVISKTINPGEIGVTKDILRSYTFSEGEVVNLVPSETPESVRYIRRKMNGQKLKKVEIEAIVKDIVNRKLRDIEISSFVTSLEINGLDMDEIAWLTTAMAETGDMLDIDRKPIMDVHSIGGVPGNKTNILVVPIVAAAGLTIPKTSSRAITSAAGTADVVEVLAPVTHSLDEIKRIVEKIGACLVWGGALNLAPADDLTIKAERALSIDPRGLMLASIMSKKYAMGSQYVLIDIPTGEGVKVEKVEDARSLAKDFIELGKRLGQYVETAITYGGQPIGHTVGPALEAKEALETIIEGKGPGSLVEKATGLAGILLEMGGVAPAGMGKKMAKEILESGKAYEKLKEIIEEQGGDPNIKPEDIPIGDKTYTFVAQTSGYITRIDNKAITAIARAAGAPEDKGAGIMLHVKVGEKVKERDPLFTVHAESGTRLDQAIIQARRMEPIRIEGMVLQRIGNI; this is translated from the coding sequence ATGAAGGCAAAAGTGAGAATACTTGATATTGAAACTGGCAGGTTCTTAGCTTTTATTAGCGAGGAGGATGCAAAAAATGCAAAACTTCATCCTGGAGACTTGGTTAAGATAGAAACAGCTAAGAGAACCATATATGGTGATGTTGTTATAAGCAAAACGATTAATCCGGGAGAAATTGGGGTTACAAAGGATATTTTGAGGTCTTATACTTTTTCTGAAGGAGAAGTAGTAAACTTGGTTCCTAGTGAAACTCCTGAGAGTGTTCGTTATATTAGGAGAAAAATGAATGGTCAAAAACTAAAAAAAGTTGAGATAGAAGCAATAGTAAAGGATATTGTAAATAGAAAGCTTAGAGACATCGAGATAAGTTCTTTTGTAACTTCACTTGAGATAAACGGTCTTGATATGGATGAAATAGCATGGTTGACCACTGCTATGGCAGAAACAGGTGATATGCTGGATATTGACAGGAAGCCCATTATGGATGTTCATAGTATCGGAGGCGTACCTGGAAATAAAACTAATATTCTTGTGGTTCCCATTGTGGCTGCTGCAGGGTTAACAATTCCAAAAACCTCCTCTAGGGCAATAACAAGCGCAGCTGGAACGGCCGATGTAGTGGAGGTCTTGGCCCCAGTAACACATTCTTTGGATGAAATCAAGAGAATTGTGGAGAAAATTGGGGCCTGTTTAGTGTGGGGAGGAGCTCTTAATTTAGCTCCTGCTGATGATTTGACAATAAAGGCCGAAAGAGCATTGAGCATTGATCCAAGAGGTCTTATGCTTGCAAGTATAATGTCAAAGAAGTACGCAATGGGCTCACAATATGTATTGATTGACATTCCAACTGGAGAGGGGGTTAAAGTTGAGAAAGTAGAAGATGCTAGGTCTTTGGCAAAAGATTTCATAGAATTAGGAAAACGACTTGGCCAGTATGTGGAGACTGCAATAACATATGGTGGGCAACCGATTGGGCATACTGTGGGACCAGCTTTAGAAGCTAAGGAGGCTCTAGAGACGATAATTGAGGGTAAAGGACCAGGAAGTCTTGTAGAAAAAGCGACCGGGTTAGCAGGAATATTGCTCGAGATGGGAGGTGTGGCTCCAGCAGGAATGGGCAAAAAAATGGCTAAAGAGATTCTAGAAAGTGGCAAGGCTTATGAAAAGCTTAAAGAGATAATAGAGGAGCAGGGTGGGGACCCTAATATAAAGCCAGAAGATATTCCTATAGGAGATAAAACCTACACATTTGTGGCCCAAACTTCAGGATATATAACTAGAATTGACAATAAGGCTATAACGGCAATAGCTAGAGCCGCCGGGGCCCCTGAGGATAAGGGGGCAGGAATAATGTTACATGTAAAGGTAGGAGAAAAAGTAAAAGAGAGAGATCCACTGTTCACGGTACATGCAGAAAGTGGAACCCGACTGGATCAAGCTATAATACAAGCAAGAAGGATGGAACCGATAAGAATAGAAGGAATGGTATTACAGAGAATTGGAAACATCTAA
- a CDS encoding DUF2095 family protein encodes MDKKKKRPIDEFPWQEYDKREFEEKYPNLTKELEKGPEVVIEGYKNKEEEEEVMDFSGYNPTVIDFIRRCETDEEALEIINWMEDHGEIPHELAKELRIKLTKEGVRSFGSKKEWGWYERHRKR; translated from the coding sequence ATGGACAAAAAGAAAAAACGTCCGATTGATGAATTTCCTTGGCAAGAATATGACAAGAGAGAATTTGAAGAGAAATACCCCAATCTTACAAAAGAGTTAGAAAAAGGACCTGAAGTTGTTATTGAAGGATATAAAAATAAAGAAGAAGAGGAAGAAGTTATGGACTTTTCAGGTTACAATCCCACTGTAATAGATTTCATAAGAAGATGTGAGACTGATGAAGAAGCCCTAGAGATTATCAATTGGATGGAAGATCATGGTGAGATCCCCCATGAACTCGCCAAAGAACTCCGTATAAAACTTACCAAAGAAGGAGTAAGGAGTTTTGGAAGCAAGAAAGAATGGGGTTGGTATGAGAGACATAGGAAACGTTAG